The Arachis hypogaea cultivar Tifrunner chromosome 14, arahy.Tifrunner.gnm2.J5K5, whole genome shotgun sequence genome has a segment encoding these proteins:
- the LOC140178647 gene encoding uncharacterized protein, producing the protein MAVRNQTPTTLADNTITFLHEDCQHSTSAEDAPFVISARIGTGLVRRILLDTGADSNILFRGAFDKLGLHNDNLQTHHNGVTGLGDNFLKPDGSITLPITIGTGNQRKTILSEFVVLKDSTAYNVILRRKTTNDFSAVIFTKYLLMKFTTEDDSIGTIHGDREVAAECDNTSLALQKKSRDAAGIFLADLDARQDGQPRTEPEGDMEKLQIGPTKEEYTFINRNLPYDLKEDLSQLLKQNRDLFAFTPADMPGINPDLMSHWLAEDPKAKPVAQRRRKMSPDRAAKVKRQVKALLEANFIRELPYTT; encoded by the coding sequence ATGGCCGTCAGAAACCAAACTCCAACCACCCTGGCCGACAATACGATAACTTTCCTACATGAGGACTGCCAGCACAGCACCTCGGCTGAAGACGCCCCCTTCGTCATCTCGGCAAGGATCGGAACAGGACTAGTACGAAGGATACTGTTGGACACTGGTGCAGACTCAAACATCCTCTTCCgaggagccttcgacaaactcgggctCCACAACGACAATCTCCAAACACACCACAACGGCGTCACAggactcggagacaacttccTCAAACCGGACGGCTCAATCACCCTCCCCATCACCATAGGGACAGGTAACCAGAGGAAGACAATCCTATCCGAATTCGTGGTCCTAAAAGACTCCACCGCCTACAACGTCATTCTCAGAAGAAAAACAACCAATGACTTCTCTGCCGTCATCTTTACCAAATATCTCCTCATGAAGTTCACAACTGAAGACGACTCCATCGGCACTATCCACGGAGACCGGGAGGTCGCAGCAGAgtgcgacaacaccagcctagcTCTACAGAAGAAATCCCGGGATGCGGCTGGAATATTCCTAGCCGACCTGGACGCTCGACAAGATGGCCAACCCAGGACAGAGCCAGAAGGCGACATGGAAAAACTACAAATAGGGCCAACCAAAGAGGAATACACCTTCATCAACAGGAACCTCCCATATGATCTTAAAGAGGATCTTTCCCAACTCCTGAAACAAAATAGAGACTTGTTCGCATTcacaccagccgacatgccgggaataAACCCCGACCTAATGTCCCACTGGCTAGCCGAGGACCCCAAAGCCAAACCAGTAGCACAAAGGAGACGAAAAATGTCACCAGACAGAGCCGCCAAGGTCAAAAGGCAAGTTAAAGCCCTACTCGAAGCCAACTTCATCAGGGAACTCCCCTACACGACCTAG